The following proteins are co-located in the Oceanimonas sp. GK1 genome:
- a CDS encoding IS110 family transposase — MNITLIGLDLAKNVIQICGVNQAGKAVFNRSVTRHKVLELLSQYPQVPIAMEACSGSNYWGRALQQRGHPVMLLPPQHVKPFVKGNKNDRNDAFAICEAARRPNMTFVPPRTLEQTDISLVHRLRERRIGERTRLINQLRGLLNEYGIVLAGGKETLKQAMPLLLEDASNELTPRARTYCCDILEEWQQLDEAIRCLDKDIEQQCRDNEACARLTDIRGVGAVTATAMVAFVGNGSQYRNARHFSANLGLVPKEHSSGGKQKLGSITKRGNGYLRKLLIQGAWSIIRHLNKATDRLSLWVKQLAERRGKQRAAVATANKLARIIWVMLFRQERYRAA, encoded by the coding sequence ATGAACATTACGCTCATTGGTCTCGATTTGGCAAAGAATGTGATTCAGATTTGTGGTGTTAATCAAGCTGGCAAGGCGGTATTCAATCGCAGCGTGACCCGTCACAAGGTACTGGAGCTGCTTAGTCAGTACCCTCAGGTGCCCATTGCGATGGAAGCCTGCAGCGGCTCCAATTACTGGGGCAGAGCCCTGCAGCAGCGGGGTCACCCAGTGATGTTGCTGCCGCCCCAGCATGTGAAACCCTTCGTCAAGGGGAACAAGAACGACCGTAATGATGCCTTTGCTATCTGTGAGGCGGCACGGCGCCCCAACATGACGTTTGTACCGCCGCGCACGCTGGAGCAGACCGACATCAGCCTGGTACACCGGCTGCGAGAGCGCCGCATCGGCGAGCGAACCCGGTTGATTAATCAGTTACGGGGCTTGCTCAATGAGTACGGCATCGTTCTGGCTGGCGGTAAAGAGACGTTAAAGCAAGCCATGCCCTTGCTGTTGGAGGATGCTAGTAACGAACTGACGCCACGGGCTCGGACCTATTGTTGTGACATCCTGGAAGAATGGCAGCAACTGGATGAGGCTATTCGGTGCCTGGATAAAGACATCGAACAGCAATGTCGCGATAACGAGGCCTGCGCCCGACTCACTGACATTCGAGGTGTAGGCGCGGTGACCGCGACCGCCATGGTCGCCTTTGTCGGCAACGGCAGTCAGTACCGCAATGCCCGGCACTTTTCTGCCAACCTGGGGCTGGTACCGAAAGAGCATTCCAGTGGCGGCAAACAAAAGCTGGGCAGTATCACCAAGCGTGGTAATGGGTACTTGCGCAAGCTGTTGATACAAGGTGCCTGGTCGATTATCCGGCACCTGAACAAGGCCACCGACCGGTTATCGCTGTGGGTCAAACAGCTGGCCGAGCGCAGAGGCAAGCAACGCGCTGCGGTGGCCACGGCCAACAAGCTGGCACGGATTATCTGGGTCATGCTGTTCCGGCAGGAGCGCTATCGGGCAGCCTGA
- a CDS encoding thiopurine S-methyltransferase, protein MEPHFWHQRWQSARIGFHQREINPHLRACWQHTGAPPNTEVLVPLCGKSRDMYWLAEQGHAVAGFELSPLAIADFFAEAKLTPKREPSGLFVCWQHEPFRLYEGDFFHADALGRQFDLAYDRAALIALPATMRPAYAALLARLNNPGGRVLLVTVDHDAQAPSPPFAVNEAEVRTLFEPCFEVALLAHLEEGARNRRVAAGECTFFDEWCFLLTRR, encoded by the coding sequence ATGGAACCACATTTCTGGCATCAGCGCTGGCAGAGCGCCCGCATCGGTTTTCACCAGCGGGAGATTAACCCCCACCTGCGGGCCTGCTGGCAGCATACCGGCGCGCCGCCAAACACCGAGGTACTGGTGCCTTTGTGCGGCAAAAGCCGGGATATGTACTGGCTGGCGGAGCAGGGCCATGCCGTGGCCGGGTTTGAGCTGTCGCCGCTGGCGATAGCAGACTTTTTTGCCGAGGCAAAGCTTACGCCGAAGCGCGAGCCCAGCGGCCTCTTTGTGTGCTGGCAGCACGAGCCCTTCCGCCTCTACGAAGGGGACTTTTTTCATGCCGATGCCCTTGGGAGGCAGTTTGACCTCGCCTATGATCGGGCGGCCCTGATTGCTCTGCCCGCCACCATGCGGCCCGCCTATGCCGCCTTGCTGGCCCGCCTGAACAACCCCGGTGGCCGTGTGTTGCTGGTCACGGTTGATCACGATGCGCAAGCGCCGTCGCCGCCTTTTGCGGTGAATGAGGCCGAAGTGCGCACCCTGTTCGAACCTTGTTTCGAGGTGGCTTTGCTGGCGCATCTTGAAGAAGGAGCGCGCAACCGCCGGGTGGCGGCGGGGGAGTGTACTTTTTTTGATGAATGGTGCTTTTTGCTGACTCGCCGCTGA
- a CDS encoding DUF4250 domain-containing protein, with the protein MDRAQLERMDTHMVLSILNEKLRIECDSLDALLSRYELDRGWLSARMAQIGYRYDSQSNQFRAA; encoded by the coding sequence ATGGACAGAGCACAACTGGAACGCATGGACACCCACATGGTACTGAGCATTCTCAATGAAAAGTTGCGCATTGAATGCGACAGCCTGGACGCCTTGCTGTCCCGCTACGAGCTCGACAGGGGCTGGCTGAGCGCGCGCATGGCGCAAATCGGCTACCGCTACGACAGCCAGAGCAATCAGTTTAGGGCGGCATGA
- a CDS encoding transposase — translation MTYQDALAGRCSLEGQIYHVTICTWRRYPFFDNYWAGRQVVKTLCHLERQQLAHSMAWVLMPDHLHWLFQLNHSASLSGVVHTFKGRSARIVNCYLRRTGACWQRGFYDHAIRQEEDVQQIARYIIANPLRAGLVKRVGDYPLWDAVWV, via the coding sequence ATGACTTATCAAGATGCATTGGCTGGCAGATGTTCATTAGAAGGGCAGATTTATCATGTGACTATCTGCACTTGGCGTCGTTATCCGTTTTTCGACAATTATTGGGCTGGTCGTCAGGTGGTGAAGACACTGTGTCACCTTGAAAGACAGCAACTCGCTCACTCAATGGCCTGGGTATTGATGCCCGATCACCTGCATTGGTTATTTCAGTTAAATCATTCAGCCTCACTGTCAGGAGTAGTGCATACCTTCAAGGGACGTTCGGCCAGGATTGTTAATTGTTATCTGAGGCGAACCGGTGCCTGTTGGCAGAGAGGGTTTTATGACCATGCCATCAGGCAGGAAGAAGATGTACAGCAAATTGCCAGATACATTATTGCCAATCCATTAAGGGCGGGTCTGGTGAAGCGGGTGGGGGATTATCCGTTATGGGATGCAGTCTGGGTATAA
- a CDS encoding DUF2057 domain-containing protein — MKLRVTLAALAAAGLCFGATAATFEAEQPYQIFLVNGEKTANTITKNIHKVTLNEGKNQLAIGYTNDYSNRSEVRVLNGEPVIIELDNVPADAELTIEYNKPLNYQLARQFLREQAAQLTVVDKRTGQPVDAELSTIPMPAGLDTAGGIQQHLKESRQAFNGRTEAAVAAAQEKFGDAVVDADAMEMLQHWWNAADADTRRAFQIWAIQQQ, encoded by the coding sequence ATGAAACTGCGTGTTACCCTTGCCGCCCTGGCCGCGGCTGGTCTGTGTTTTGGCGCCACCGCCGCCACCTTTGAAGCCGAGCAGCCCTATCAGATTTTTCTGGTGAACGGCGAAAAAACCGCCAACACCATTACCAAAAACATTCATAAGGTCACCCTGAACGAGGGCAAGAACCAGCTGGCCATCGGTTACACCAACGACTATTCCAACCGCTCCGAAGTACGGGTGCTGAACGGTGAGCCGGTGATCATCGAGCTGGATAACGTGCCCGCCGATGCCGAGCTGACCATTGAATATAACAAGCCGCTCAACTACCAGCTGGCCAGGCAGTTTCTGCGTGAGCAGGCAGCGCAGCTGACCGTGGTGGACAAGCGCACCGGCCAGCCCGTTGACGCCGAACTCTCCACTATTCCCATGCCCGCCGGCCTGGACACCGCCGGTGGTATTCAGCAGCACCTGAAGGAAAGCCGCCAGGCCTTTAACGGCCGCACCGAGGCCGCCGTGGCCGCCGCCCAGGAAAAATTCGGCGACGCCGTGGTAGACGCCGATGCCATGGAAATGCTGCAGCACTGGTGGAACGCCGCCGATGCCGACACCCGCCGCGCCTTCCAGATCTGGGCCATTCAGCAGCAGTAA
- the hemH gene encoding ferrochelatase, whose translation MKTGVLLVNLGTPSAPTSAAVKAFLSQFLHDHRVVDVPRSLWCPLLHGIILPFRSPRVAKLYQSIWWPEGSPLMVISRRQQAALQQALQDEGIDVPVVLGMSYGEPSIGSAWQQLKDQGVDRVIVLPLYPQYSVSTTASVFDAWAKLMKQERLVPALRFVHDYHDFSGYIGALADSVRAHWQEHGRGDMLLLSYHGIPKRYENEGDPYGQQCHRTSELLAAELGLEPHQWRTTFQSRFGREEWLKPYTDKTMEQLPGEGIKKLDVICPAFSADCLETLEEIAEQNQEIFIKAGGEQYHYIPALNDNPAHIRMLVDLVCRELV comes from the coding sequence GTGAAAACAGGCGTTTTGCTGGTCAACCTGGGGACGCCTTCCGCGCCGACGTCGGCGGCGGTAAAGGCCTTTCTCAGTCAGTTTCTGCACGACCACAGAGTCGTGGATGTGCCCCGCTCGCTGTGGTGCCCGCTGCTCCATGGCATTATCCTGCCGTTCCGCTCGCCCAGGGTGGCCAAGCTCTATCAGTCCATCTGGTGGCCGGAAGGCTCGCCCTTGATGGTGATAAGCCGTCGCCAGCAGGCGGCGCTGCAACAGGCGTTGCAGGATGAAGGCATTGATGTGCCGGTGGTGCTCGGCATGAGCTATGGCGAGCCGTCCATCGGCTCGGCCTGGCAGCAGCTTAAAGATCAGGGCGTGGACAGGGTGATAGTGCTGCCGCTGTATCCGCAGTATTCGGTCAGCACCACCGCCTCGGTGTTCGATGCCTGGGCCAAGCTGATGAAGCAGGAGCGGCTGGTGCCGGCCCTGCGCTTTGTGCACGATTATCACGACTTCAGCGGCTACATCGGCGCCCTGGCCGACTCGGTGCGGGCCCACTGGCAGGAGCATGGGCGGGGGGACATGTTGTTATTGTCTTACCACGGCATTCCCAAACGCTATGAGAATGAGGGCGACCCTTACGGCCAGCAGTGCCACCGCACCTCCGAGCTGCTGGCGGCTGAGCTGGGGCTGGAGCCGCACCAGTGGCGCACCACCTTTCAGTCGCGGTTTGGCCGGGAAGAGTGGCTCAAGCCCTATACCGACAAAACCATGGAGCAGTTGCCCGGTGAAGGCATTAAAAAGCTGGACGTGATCTGCCCGGCCTTTTCCGCCGACTGCCTGGAAACCCTGGAAGAGATTGCCGAGCAAAATCAGGAGATTTTCATCAAGGCCGGGGGAGAGCAATACCATTATATTCCTGCCCTGAACGACAACCCCGCCCACATTCGCATGCTGGTGGATCTGGTGTGTCGCGAGCTGGTGTAA
- a CDS encoding conjugal transfer protein TraR yields MSSNITEQELEQRLLAVAEDRRHHFLCALRELDAGLATRLQHLPPDEWADHSALAAWPQLLPQLKALRQADAALCQWQLGLYGLCSDCEAELTPAQLLADPCRQRCDHCEAKYRKAQHGSWTL; encoded by the coding sequence ATGAGCAGCAACATCACCGAGCAAGAGCTGGAGCAACGACTGCTGGCGGTGGCGGAAGACCGCCGTCACCACTTTTTGTGCGCGCTGCGGGAGCTGGATGCCGGGCTCGCCACCCGGCTGCAACACCTGCCCCCGGATGAATGGGCCGACCATTCAGCCCTGGCGGCCTGGCCGCAGCTGCTGCCGCAGCTGAAAGCCCTGCGCCAGGCGGACGCCGCCCTGTGCCAGTGGCAACTGGGGCTGTACGGCCTGTGCAGCGACTGTGAAGCCGAGCTGACGCCGGCGCAATTGCTGGCCGACCCCTGCCGCCAGCGCTGCGACCACTGCGAAGCGAAATACCGAAAAGCCCAGCACGGCAGCTGGACGCTGTGA
- the adk gene encoding adenylate kinase, protein MRIVLLGAPGAGKGTQAQFIMEKFGIPQISTGDMLRAAIKAGTPLGLKAKEVMDQGQLVSDDLIIGLVKERISQDDCAKGFLLDGFPRTIPQADAMKEAGVEVDFVLEFAVPDEEIVKRMSGRRVHPGSGRVYHLVYNPPKVEGKDDVTGEDLVIRADDEESTVRKRLAVYHEQTAPLIDYYKKEAEAGRTQHHKVDGTQSVDAVSRELTDILA, encoded by the coding sequence ATGCGCATCGTTTTGCTGGGTGCTCCGGGCGCGGGTAAGGGAACGCAAGCTCAGTTCATCATGGAGAAGTTCGGTATTCCGCAAATCTCGACTGGCGACATGCTGCGAGCCGCTATCAAGGCCGGCACTCCCCTGGGCCTGAAGGCCAAGGAAGTGATGGATCAGGGCCAGCTGGTGTCTGACGACCTCATTATCGGTCTGGTCAAGGAGCGCATCAGCCAGGACGACTGCGCCAAGGGCTTTTTGCTCGACGGCTTCCCCCGCACCATTCCCCAGGCCGATGCCATGAAGGAAGCCGGTGTGGAGGTGGACTTTGTGCTGGAATTCGCCGTGCCCGACGAGGAAATCGTCAAGCGCATGAGCGGTCGCCGGGTGCATCCGGGCTCCGGCCGGGTTTATCACCTGGTGTATAACCCGCCCAAGGTGGAAGGCAAGGACGACGTGACCGGTGAAGACCTGGTGATCCGCGCCGACGACGAAGAAAGCACCGTACGCAAGCGTCTGGCGGTGTATCACGAGCAGACCGCGCCGCTTATCGACTACTACAAGAAAGAAGCCGAAGCCGGCCGTACCCAGCACCATAAGGTGGATGGTACCCAGTCGGTGGACGCCGTCAGCCGCGAGCTGACCGACATTCTGGCGTAA
- a CDS encoding YjiH family protein: MEKTLTGQAGGTRNWLMFLLPSLAGILLFMTPVAWQGNITIMIAVLAKSVQGALGEQLPAMVTGLITLSALLSLLGSLLRPAWLLNHAFLNTLFNVRPVWLASRLLGAVFVLLVHFQAGPELLYSGDTGGLVLNDLLPVLFAVFIFAGLLLPLLLDFGLLELVGTLLTGIMRPLFRLPGRSAVDCMASWLGDGSVGILLTSKQYEGHHYTQREAAVIGTTFSAVSITFSLVVLAQVKLEHMFLPFYGAVCLAGVVAAIVVPRLPPLCWKKDTFINGEPRPANAEATPPGYSRLGHGLTLALARAGKVESLAQVARAGVHNALDMLLGVLPVVMAFGTLALIVAETTPLFAWLGMPFVPLLELLQIPEAAAASQTMVVGFADMFIPAILATSIESELTRFVIAALSVTQLIYMSEVGALLLGSKIPVNIVELFVIFLMRTLVTLPVIALVAHWVF, encoded by the coding sequence ATGGAAAAAACGCTGACGGGGCAAGCCGGTGGCACCCGTAACTGGCTGATGTTTCTGCTGCCTTCGCTGGCGGGCATTTTGCTGTTTATGACCCCGGTTGCCTGGCAGGGCAATATCACCATCATGATAGCGGTGCTGGCCAAGAGCGTGCAGGGCGCCCTGGGGGAGCAACTGCCCGCCATGGTGACCGGGTTGATTACCCTGTCGGCGTTGCTGTCGCTGCTCGGCAGCCTGCTCAGGCCGGCCTGGCTGCTGAACCATGCCTTTCTCAACACCCTGTTCAATGTGCGTCCGGTATGGCTCGCCAGCCGGCTGCTGGGCGCGGTGTTTGTGCTGCTGGTGCACTTTCAGGCAGGGCCCGAACTGCTTTACAGCGGCGATACCGGCGGCCTGGTGCTGAACGATCTGCTGCCGGTGCTGTTTGCCGTGTTTATTTTTGCCGGCCTGTTGCTGCCGCTGTTGCTTGACTTCGGTCTACTGGAGCTGGTGGGCACCCTGCTGACCGGTATTATGCGGCCGCTGTTTCGTCTGCCAGGACGTTCGGCGGTGGACTGCATGGCTTCCTGGCTGGGGGACGGCAGCGTGGGCATTCTGCTGACCAGCAAGCAGTATGAAGGGCATCATTATACCCAGCGGGAAGCGGCGGTGATCGGCACCACCTTTTCGGCGGTGTCCATTACCTTCAGCCTGGTGGTGCTGGCCCAGGTGAAGCTGGAGCACATGTTCCTGCCCTTTTACGGTGCCGTGTGTCTGGCGGGGGTGGTGGCGGCCATAGTGGTGCCGCGGTTGCCGCCCCTGTGCTGGAAAAAAGACACCTTTATCAATGGCGAGCCGCGCCCGGCCAATGCCGAGGCCACGCCGCCGGGCTATTCCCGCCTGGGGCATGGCCTGACGCTTGCGCTGGCCCGGGCCGGCAAGGTGGAAAGCCTGGCTCAGGTGGCGCGCGCCGGGGTGCACAATGCCCTCGACATGCTGCTGGGCGTGCTGCCGGTGGTCATGGCCTTTGGCACCCTGGCGCTGATAGTGGCGGAAACCACGCCGCTGTTTGCCTGGCTGGGCATGCCCTTTGTGCCGCTGCTGGAGCTGCTGCAGATTCCCGAGGCCGCGGCCGCGTCCCAGACCATGGTGGTGGGCTTTGCCGACATGTTCATTCCGGCCATTCTGGCCACCTCCATCGAGAGCGAACTGACTCGCTTTGTGATTGCCGCCCTGTCGGTGACTCAGCTGATTTACATGTCGGAAGTGGGTGCCCTGCTGCTGGGCAGCAAGATCCCGGTGAACATTGTTGAGCTGTTTGTGATCTTCCTGATGCGCACCCTGGTCACCCTGCCGGTGATCGCCCTGGTGGCCCACTGGGTATTCTGA
- a CDS encoding porin gives MKKTILALTIPALFATSASAVTVYSDEGAQVDIYGRVQFDGGELDHQNDSNGKEVKSESFGTDGSARLGVNMSYALNNDVDLIGKLEWQVAAEASDDSKFDARYAWAGFRFMDTTELTFGRSVDPLAQAIYLTDVFNIFGAGITYGSEFSISDKADDQIMATYAANGVDLRAAYAFADDDRTDFANQANGDVAENQWAVSAGYTFPFGLGLVAAYEQQNGYEKTGLTSQNIDQDVWYAGVHYTLDGFYFAALYSDRQRDTGTAAGDDEGTAYELHAQYNVDAWTLMAQYSKEEFDAAGATEEYDSIDDITLGVQYDLTSKTKLYAEYVISDSEVDTSGAKKDDLYGVGIQYNF, from the coding sequence ATGAAAAAAACGATTCTTGCACTGACCATCCCTGCGCTGTTCGCTACCTCTGCCAGCGCTGTGACCGTATACTCCGACGAAGGCGCCCAGGTAGATATCTACGGCCGCGTTCAGTTCGACGGTGGTGAGCTTGACCACCAGAATGACTCCAACGGTAAAGAAGTAAAATCTGAAAGTTTCGGTACCGATGGTTCTGCTCGTCTGGGTGTCAACATGAGTTATGCCCTGAATAACGATGTAGACCTGATTGGTAAGCTGGAATGGCAGGTTGCTGCTGAAGCGAGTGACGACTCCAAGTTTGATGCCCGTTACGCCTGGGCCGGCTTCCGCTTTATGGATACTACCGAGCTGACCTTTGGCCGCAGCGTGGATCCGCTGGCACAAGCCATCTACTTGACTGATGTATTCAACATCTTCGGTGCCGGCATCACCTACGGCAGTGAGTTTTCCATCAGCGACAAAGCCGATGACCAGATCATGGCCACCTATGCCGCCAATGGTGTTGATCTGCGTGCCGCCTACGCTTTTGCCGATGACGACAGAACTGATTTTGCAAACCAAGCTAATGGTGATGTCGCTGAGAACCAGTGGGCCGTATCTGCCGGTTACACCTTCCCCTTCGGCCTGGGCCTGGTTGCCGCTTATGAGCAGCAGAATGGTTATGAAAAAACTGGTCTGACTTCACAAAACATCGATCAGGACGTCTGGTACGCCGGTGTTCACTACACCCTGGACGGCTTCTATTTCGCTGCCCTGTACTCCGACCGTCAGCGTGACACCGGTACTGCTGCCGGCGACGATGAAGGTACCGCCTACGAACTGCACGCTCAGTACAATGTAGACGCCTGGACCCTGATGGCTCAGTACTCCAAGGAAGAGTTCGATGCCGCCGGTGCCACTGAAGAATACGACAGCATCGACGACATTACTCTGGGTGTTCAGTATGACCTGACCTCCAAGACCAAACTGTATGCTGAGTACGTAATCTCTGACTCCGAAGTGGATACTTCTGGCGCCAAGAAAGACGACCTTTACGGCGTTGGTATTCAGTACAACTTCTAA
- a CDS encoding DUF924 family protein, which translates to MYQSVLQFWFEELTPAQWWHKDAALDTAIAERFGGLHERACRGELFEWRSRAPGRLAEIIVLDQFSRNIHRGRPASFAADGMALALTQEAISQDAERALSREQRLFLYMPFMHSESLKIHDQALILFERLGLADNLDFEHRHRNIIERFGRYPHRNAILGRPSTPEEQAFLKQPGSGF; encoded by the coding sequence ATGTATCAGTCGGTACTGCAGTTCTGGTTTGAAGAGCTGACTCCCGCCCAGTGGTGGCATAAGGATGCGGCGCTGGATACGGCCATTGCCGAACGGTTTGGCGGCCTGCATGAGCGGGCCTGCCGGGGGGAGTTGTTTGAATGGCGCAGTCGCGCGCCAGGGAGGCTGGCCGAGATCATTGTGCTCGACCAGTTTTCCCGCAACATTCACCGGGGGCGGCCGGCGTCGTTTGCCGCCGATGGCATGGCCCTGGCACTGACTCAGGAGGCCATCAGCCAGGATGCCGAGCGTGCACTCAGCCGCGAGCAGCGGCTGTTTCTGTACATGCCCTTTATGCACAGCGAATCCCTCAAGATTCACGACCAGGCCCTGATCCTGTTTGAGCGGCTGGGGCTGGCCGACAACCTGGACTTCGAGCATCGCCATCGCAATATTATTGAGCGCTTTGGCCGCTACCCCCACCGCAACGCCATTCTTGGCCGCCCCTCCACCCCTGAAGAGCAGGCATTTTTGAAACAGCCGGGCTCGGGGTTTTAA
- the dinG gene encoding ATP-dependent DNA helicase DinG: MPSADYRTLVRANYRQLSQSIQGFRPRREQNFLVAEIGKVLLGHYDAARRILVAEAGTGIGKSLAYLQAAIPWARLNNKKVVISTATLALQEQLVNKDLPLFQPHCQPAFTFTLAKGRARYCCRQRLQALVQGNGQIGMFEAVDALTPAQQEQLTELWQALVEGRWAGDRDSWAEPINDALWQQLHTERHSCQPQLGHGHCPFHLARAELDKVDVIVVNHALLLADLAMGGGIILPEPESCVYVLDEAHHIAHIAREQGSAKLSLRAARRNLEQFNKQVPTLAAVLKDDGHNAVNRTQQALQQLIPSLGELYKQLQAAQRRGELTPDEQGCSRFAAGELPELLSHSLTALKDEHKQLAQGLSRLQSALAEALKQQPGNSAVSGAMASVSLQQLHADEALGLCELMLKAVGPKQTPPARWLVQGKHDTTLCATPLAVGHLLEQWCWSRAAAVIMVSATFTALNDFSYFRRSVGLRADDGSQYLRLNSPFDYPASRLIIPPLPLEPQEAGFDELLVEEIPRWLKDEQASLVLFSSYRQMNAVAKALRGQGHSLLVQGEAGRQALLELHRMKCDGGQPSVLFGTGSFAEGLDLPGHYLTNLIITKLPFAVPTSPVEEAMAEWISLSGGNPFMQLTVPEASRKLIQACGRLLRTETDRGRIVLLDRRLLTRRYGPALLNALPPFTRET, from the coding sequence ATGCCCAGCGCCGATTACCGCACCCTTGTGCGGGCCAATTACCGCCAGTTAAGCCAGTCCATTCAGGGGTTTAGGCCCAGGCGGGAGCAAAACTTCCTGGTGGCGGAAATCGGCAAGGTGCTGCTGGGCCACTACGACGCCGCCCGCCGCATTCTGGTGGCCGAGGCCGGCACCGGCATCGGCAAGTCGCTGGCCTATTTGCAGGCCGCCATTCCCTGGGCCCGGCTGAATAATAAAAAGGTGGTGATCTCCACCGCCACCTTGGCCCTGCAGGAGCAACTGGTCAATAAAGATCTTCCGCTGTTCCAGCCCCACTGCCAGCCTGCCTTTACCTTTACCCTGGCCAAGGGCCGGGCCCGCTATTGCTGCCGGCAACGCTTGCAGGCGCTGGTGCAGGGTAACGGTCAGATCGGCATGTTTGAGGCGGTCGATGCACTCACTCCGGCGCAGCAGGAACAACTGACCGAGCTGTGGCAGGCACTGGTCGAAGGCCGCTGGGCCGGCGATCGCGACAGCTGGGCCGAGCCCATCAACGATGCGCTGTGGCAACAACTGCACACCGAGCGCCACAGCTGTCAGCCTCAGCTGGGCCATGGCCACTGCCCCTTTCACCTGGCCCGGGCCGAGCTCGACAAGGTAGATGTAATCGTGGTCAATCACGCCCTGTTGCTGGCTGACCTGGCCATGGGCGGCGGCATTATTCTGCCCGAGCCGGAAAGCTGCGTGTATGTGCTGGACGAGGCCCACCACATCGCCCACATTGCCCGGGAGCAGGGCTCGGCAAAATTGTCGCTGCGCGCGGCCCGGCGCAATCTGGAGCAGTTCAACAAGCAGGTGCCAACCCTGGCCGCGGTACTCAAGGATGACGGCCACAACGCCGTTAACCGTACCCAGCAGGCGTTGCAGCAGCTTATTCCTTCCCTCGGCGAGCTGTATAAACAGTTGCAGGCGGCCCAGCGCCGGGGCGAGCTAACTCCCGATGAACAGGGCTGCTCGCGCTTTGCCGCCGGCGAGTTGCCGGAGCTGCTGAGCCACTCCCTGACCGCGCTCAAGGATGAACACAAGCAACTGGCCCAGGGCTTGAGCCGGCTGCAAAGTGCCCTTGCGGAGGCCCTCAAACAGCAACCGGGCAACAGCGCGGTGTCGGGCGCCATGGCGTCCGTCAGCCTGCAACAACTGCACGCCGACGAGGCGTTGGGGTTGTGCGAGCTGATGCTGAAAGCAGTGGGCCCCAAGCAAACACCGCCGGCGCGCTGGCTGGTGCAGGGCAAGCACGACACCACATTGTGCGCCACGCCGCTGGCGGTGGGCCATTTGCTGGAGCAATGGTGCTGGTCCCGGGCGGCGGCGGTGATCATGGTGTCGGCCACTTTTACTGCGCTCAACGACTTCAGCTATTTTCGCCGCTCGGTGGGCCTGCGCGCCGACGACGGCAGCCAGTATCTGCGGCTGAACTCGCCCTTTGACTACCCGGCATCGCGGCTGATAATCCCGCCCCTGCCCCTGGAGCCCCAGGAGGCGGGGTTTGATGAGCTGCTGGTGGAGGAAATTCCCCGCTGGCTAAAGGATGAACAGGCCAGCCTGGTGCTGTTTTCTTCCTACCGGCAGATGAACGCCGTGGCCAAGGCCCTGCGCGGCCAGGGCCATTCCCTGCTGGTGCAGGGGGAAGCGGGCCGCCAGGCATTGCTGGAGCTGCACCGCATGAAGTGCGACGGCGGCCAGCCCAGCGTGCTGTTTGGTACCGGCAGTTTTGCCGAAGGGCTGGATTTGCCCGGCCATTACCTCACCAACCTGATTATCACCAAGCTGCCCTTTGCGGTGCCCACCTCACCGGTGGAGGAAGCCATGGCCGAGTGGATAAGCTTAAGCGGCGGTAACCCTTTTATGCAGCTCACCGTGCCCGAGGCCTCGCGCAAGCTCATTCAGGCCTGCGGCCGGCTGCTGCGCACCGAAACCGACCGGGGCCGCATTGTGCTGCTGGACCGGCGCCTGCTGACCCGCCGCTACGGCCCGGCGCTGCTCAATGCCCTGCCCCCCTTTACCCGGGAAACGTGA